The Amphiura filiformis chromosome 12, Afil_fr2py, whole genome shotgun sequence genome includes a region encoding these proteins:
- the LOC140166833 gene encoding rho-associated protein kinase 2-like, with translation MFESTDLKAASQQITIMKVEEKRLHSELSETREKMDNLKEQLDKTKQTAAIAILQIRELQEQLESDQDIIKLYKNRNSVLKEQVEEKEHEVDELNRINKALQNERDPFSTQFELKLTKADSEQLASSISEEQYRSDLDDKNIQISKLEDCNKELNNKLKVMGTEKDEIYNKLKELQSEYDSIFNDNANIEEVKKQYEKKLEMEKMLKIQAVNKLAEVMQRKDWTKDAKKPTSSTLRREKELRKLQQELSLEREKYGQMANKYMRENTELQAQYNEEYQKRCQIQRDLDSRDSELGQLQLNHRTLQNMLETTSISSMGDSDGEGISGWLDIPGKNLKRHGWKRHFVEASSKKILFYESEDDKNNKKPYLVLDIDKLLHVRAVTHGDVIRADAKDIPRIFQLLYVGEGENRKIKELPQLESQSSDDKSSIIQYKRHEFVVVHFHMHATCEYCHKTLSSVIKPPPALECQLCHVKVHKDHFDKNEEFSGPCKVNIDTNTSKDMLLRATTAEEQQRWISKLHKQIIQHGCSTVL, from the exons ATGTTTGAGTCTACAGATCTGAAGGCTGCTAGCCAACAGATCACCATCATGAAGGTAGAAGAGAAGAGGCTTCACTCGGAGTTGTCGGAGACAAGGGAGAAAATGGACAACCTCAAAGAGCAACTAGATAAGACCAAACA AACTGCTGCAATAGCAATTCTTCAGATAAGGGAACTGCAAGAACAGCTTGAATCTGACCAAGACATTATT AAACTATACAAGAATCGAAACTCTGTCCTCAAAGAGCAAGTTGAGGAGAAGGAACACGAAGTAGATGAATTGAACCGCATCAACAAGGCCTTACAGAATGAACGTGATCCGTTCTCAACACAATTTGAGTTAAAATTAACCAAAGCAGATTCAGAGCAGTTAGCAAG TTCGATTTCAGAAGAGCAATATAGATCTGATCTTGATGATAAAAACATCCAGATTAGTAAG CTTGAAGACTGCAATAAGGAGCTGAACAACAAACTGAAGGTAATGGGAACAGAAAAAGATGAGATTTATAATAAACTCAAAGAGTTACAATCAG AATATGACTCCATCTTCAATGATAATGCTAACATTGAGGAGGTGAAGAAGCAGTATGAGAAGAAGTTAGAAATGGAGAAAATGTTAAAAATTCAG GCTGTCAACAAACTAGCAGAAGTCATGCAACGCAAGGATTGGACTAAAGATGCCAAGAAGCCTACTTCAAGTACCTTACGTAGGGAGAAGGAGTTAAGAAAATTGCAACAGGAGCTCAGTTTGGAGAGAGAAAAGTATGGACAGATGGCTAATAAATATATGAGGGAAAACACCGAACTGCAAGCG CAATACAATGAAGAGTACCAGAAGCGTTGTCAGATACAGAGAGATCTGGACAGTCGAGACAGCGAGCTTGGACAGCTACAGTTGAATCATCGTACCCTGCAAAATATGCTGGAGACAACCAGTATTAGCAGCATGGGAGATTCTGATGGGGAAG GGATTTCAGGCTGGCTGGACATTCCAGGGAAGAATCTAAAACGGCATGGCTGGAAAAGACACTTTGTGGAAGCGAGCTCCAAGAAGATTCTCTTCTATGAGAGTGAAGATGACAAGAATAATAAGAAGCCTTATTTGGTGCTGGACATAGA TAAATTATTACATGTGCGAGCTGTTACTCACGGTGATGTGATCAGAGCCGATGCCAAGGACATACCAAGGATCTTCCAGTTATTGTATGTGGGTGAGGGGGAAAACAGGAAAATAAAAGAACTGCCTCAACTAGAGTCACAGTCTTCAGAT GACAAGAGTAGCATAATACAGTACAAGCGCCATGAGTTTGTGGTGGTCCATTTCCATATGCACGCAACATGTGAGTACTGCCACAAGACATTGAGTAGCGTCATCAAGCCACCACCAGCACTAGAATGCCAAT TGTGCCATGTGAAAGTACATAAAgatcattttgacaaaaatgaagAATTTAGTGGTCCATGTAAAG TTAACATTGATACCAACACATCTAAGGACATGCTGCTGAGAGCTACAACAGCTGAAGAGCAACAACGTTGGATCTCCAAGCTACACAAGCAGATAATACAACATGGCTGCAGTACAGTATTGTAA